In Labeo rohita strain BAU-BD-2019 chromosome 16, IGBB_LRoh.1.0, whole genome shotgun sequence, one DNA window encodes the following:
- the LOC127178212 gene encoding carcinoembryonic antigen-related cell adhesion molecule 20-like: protein MDSHGLYWTLWMLLCFGQYLGDDLQFSEPANGAIGGYVVLIPDYPPYTSIDVIQWHFGTTLIMTDQSGEITVSPGYGGRITFDRRSLALVLWDLRLSDSGKYRLTVVTSASAQLTGETSLQVFERITDVKLIGPEEILIEDESIANITSEGTGHITSVQWMKDKIPLSSSDRIFFSSDNRSLLISPVQRSDTGDYQCIYSNPGTSMTRKISLVINYGPDNISIAGPNVVNVGDPVSLVCSASSQPPASFAWRFNGTEIGVTTKTFTINQTDLTHSGEYDCVIKNSITIYFAVVFHPLLVKEGGGEGSEGGGGGWLTTGAIAGIVIGAIVAVAGICGLIVYLTTTKIPELNL, encoded by the exons ATGGATTCTCATGGTTTGTACTGGACCCTGTGGatgttgttgtgttttg GCCAGTATTTAGGTGACGATCTGCAGTTTTCTGAGCCGGCTAATGGAGCAATAGGAGGATATGTGGTGTTAATCCCTGATTACCCACCCTACACATCAATTGATGTAATTCAGTGGCATTTTGGAACAACTCTTATAATGACAGACCAGTCTGGTGAAATTACAGTATCCCCAGGATACGGTGGCAGAATCACTTTTGACAGAAGAAGTCTCGCTCTGGTGCTATGGGACCTGAGACTGTCTGATTCTGGAAAATACAGGCTGACTGTAGTAACTAGTGCTTCAGCTCAACTTACAGGAGAAACTTCACTACAAGTTTTCG AAAGAATAACTGATGTCAAGCTTATTGGTCCAGAAGAAATATTAATAGAGGATGAATCAATTGCTAACATCACCTCTGAGGGAACTGGCCACATCACCTCTGTACAGTGGATGAAAGATAAAATTCCTCTGTCTTCTAGCGACAGAATCTTTTTCTCATCTGATAACAGATCATTGCTCATCAGTCCAGTGCAGAGATCAGACACTGGGGACTATCAGTGTATATATAGCAACCCTGGCACCTCTATGACAAGAAAAATCAGTCTGGTCATCAACT ATGGACCAGATAATATTTCTATTGCAGGTCCGAATGTGGTGAATGTAGGGGATCCTGTGTCACTCGTTTGCTCTGCAAGTTCTCAACCTCCTGCTTCATTCGCCTGGAGGTTTAATGGAACAGAAATTGGTGTGACCACAAAAACATTCACCATAAATCAGACTGACCTCACACACAGTGGAGAATATGACTGCGTAATTAAGAATAGTATCACAATATATTTTGCCGTAGTCTTCCATCCCTTACTAGTTAAAg AAGGTGGAGGTGAAGGTAGTgaaggtggaggaggaggatggCTGACAACAGGAGCGATAGCTGGGATTGTCATTGGGGCTATAGTGGCAGTTGCAGGCATTTGTGGCTTGATTGTCTATTTAACAACAACTAAGAT